In Hermetia illucens chromosome 5, iHerIll2.2.curated.20191125, whole genome shotgun sequence, a single window of DNA contains:
- the LOC119657781 gene encoding uncharacterized protein F54F2.9, with amino-acid sequence MKNVCISVILIGLACSAAAWDTEELEIFDLVEEINQNFYELLGVAQDAPLSDLKRAFRNLSIVLHPDKNDAEDANERFRNLVSVYEVLKDKSKREKYDKVLKDGLPNWKSALYYYRRVRKLGMAEILAILFAIATIGQYLVAWGVYFEKKYTAEQLFGTKIKKLQKKNKVSVGLDNILSEIPTPSVKNTLPFQIPWLIWNAPSLLKSAFLTVNEITQQELEKKRRKAEELKRQREIEEEIIKQKEAKKELKETLRKRKQETSKAPEKTEEELAGYSRIKARALNDGDAIRAVKSTKATFSGGFWSDEDLVDLVRLVKKYPAGTADRWELIAEHMSRNVAEITFMAAKLKENGYRIPGHTESVAENIIQEAEQVRKEKVKTKKSTAATAPSNETLWTQEQQQALEAAITKYPKASSGDRWAKIANNVPGKTREECLQRYKYLVELVKSQREAKKSESETNQQTEEVADDGGVNAEETVSNATETSNVEEIEEEVEEVEEEIVQPVKNKGKPRNKRKERKKRMEFSSDEDDYSD; translated from the exons atgaaaaatgtGTGCATTTCGGTGATTCTGATTGGCCTCGCGTGCTCGGCCGCGGCTTGGGACACGGAGGAGCTCGAGATCTTTGATCTGGTCGAGGAGATCAATCAGAACTTCTACGAATTGCTGGGAGTTGCTCAG GACGCTCCGCTGAGTGATCTGAAACGTGCTTTCCGGAACTTGTCCATCGTCCTCCATCCGGACAAGAATGACGCCGAGGATGCGAACGAACGGTTCAGGAATCTGGTGTCCGTGTACGAAGTCCTGAAGGACAAGTCCAAGCGCGAGAAGTACGACAAAGTGCTGAAGGATGGCCTGCCTAACTGGAAGTCCGCCCTGTACTACTATCGAAGGGTGCGGAAGCTGGGCATGGCTGAGATCCTCGCCATCCTGTTTGCTATTGCGACCATTGGACAGTACTTGGTGGCGTGGGGAGTGTATTTCGAGAAGAAGTACACAGCG GAACAACTCTTCGGtacaaaaatcaaaaagctgcagaagaagAACAAGGTGAGCGTTGGCTTGGATAACATCCTGAGCGAGATTCCAACGCCGAGTGTGAAG AACACGCTGCCTTTCCAAATCCCGTGGCTCATCTGGAACGCTCCGAGTCTGCTCAAGTCAGCTTTCCTAACCGTGAACGAAATAACCCAGCAGGAGTTGGAGAAGAAGCGAAG AAAGGCCGAAGAGCTAAAAAGACAACGAGAGATTGAGGAAGAAATCATTAAACAAAAGGAAGCTAAAAAGGAATTGAAGGAAACATTGAGGAAGCGGAAGCAAGAAACCAGTAAAGCTCCTGAGAAGACTGAGGAAGAACTCGCTGGTTATTCCCGCATCAAGGCACGTGCCTTAAATGATGGAGATGCCATTCGAGCTGTGAAATCCACAAAG GCGACATTCAGCGGTGGTTTCTGGTCCGATGAAGATCTCGTCGATCTTGTTCGCTTGGTTAAGAAGTACCCAGCGGGAACAGCTGATCGCTGGGAACTTATCGCTGAGCACATGAGCCGCAACGTAGCTGAAATAACTTTCATGGCAGCTAAGCTCAAAGAAAATGGCTATCGCATTCCGGGTCACACTGAAAGCGTTGCCGAAAACATTATCCAAGAAGCGGAACAAGTGCGGAAagaaaaagtcaaaactaaaaaaTCAACAGCAGCAACCGCCCCTAGTAACGAAACGCTTTGGACCCAAGAACAGCAACAAGCACTCGaagctgccatcaccaagtaccCAAAAGCAAGTTCCGGAGATCGTTGGGCGAAAATTGCAAACAATGTTCCAGGCAAAACCCGCGAAGAATGCCTCCAACGTTACAAGTATCttgtcgaattggttaaatcgcAACGTGAAGCCAAAAAATCTGAGTCGGAAACAAATCAACAAACAGAGGAAGTTGCAGACGATGGAGGTGTGAATGCGGAAGAAACAGTATCGAATGCAACAGAAACTAGTAATGTGGAGGAGATTGAGGAGGAAGTTGAGGAAGTAGAAGAAGAAATTGTGCAGCCCGTGAAGAATAAAGGCAAACCGCGAAATAAACGGAAGGAACGCAAAAAACGTATGGAGTTTTCTAGCGACGAAGATGATTACTCTGATTGA